Proteins encoded in a region of the Burkholderia ubonensis subsp. mesacidophila genome:
- a CDS encoding phage tail assembly chaperone — protein sequence MLSPHEFATLLLVKDAPDQANMDRDELDALLEQQLVRLEGLGSGRKYCVTETGDAALRSIKCRFS from the coding sequence ATGCTGAGTCCGCATGAATTCGCCACGCTACTGCTTGTGAAGGACGCTCCCGATCAGGCCAACATGGATCGCGATGAACTCGACGCGCTGCTCGAGCAGCAACTCGTCCGGCTCGAAGGGCTCGGTTCGGGACGCAAATACTGCGTGACCGAAACCGGCGACGCGGCGCTGCGATCCATCAAATGCCGCTTTTCCTGA
- a CDS encoding DEAD/DEAH box helicase: MSFESLGLAEPLVKAVNELGYTSPTPIQSQAIPAVLGGGDLLAGAQTGTGKTAGFTLPILQRLHTFYAEHHNAKRAVRALILTPTRELAAQVEESVRAYGKYLKLRSTVMFGGVSINPQIDALKRGVDIVVATPGRLLDHMQQKTIDLSQLDILVLDEADRMLDMGFIHDIKRVLAKLPPRRQNLLFSATFSDEIKALADSLLDSPALIEVARRNTTAETVAQKIHPVDRDRKRELLTHLIREHNWFQVLVFTRTKHGANRLAEQLTKDGISAMAIHGNKSQSARTRALAEFKNSTLQVLVATDIAARGIDIDQLPHVVNFDLPNVPEDYVHRIGRTGRAGATGEAVSLVCVDEKQLLRDIERLIKREIPQEVIAGFEPDPNAKPEPIQQRRGQQPRGGGGGGGGGNRAPRAGGSGQPAAKRDGAPKASQPKAAAPKAAQTQKAAKPANAGGNGARPASGGGGGGGRSANGNAAHANRNRSSRSGQRGH; this comes from the coding sequence ATGTCTTTTGAATCTCTTGGCCTGGCCGAACCGCTCGTCAAAGCGGTCAACGAGCTCGGCTACACATCGCCCACGCCGATCCAGTCGCAGGCGATCCCCGCCGTGCTCGGCGGCGGCGACCTGCTCGCCGGCGCGCAAACCGGCACCGGCAAGACGGCGGGCTTCACGCTGCCGATCCTGCAGCGCCTGCACACCTTCTACGCCGAACACCACAACGCGAAGCGCGCCGTGCGCGCGCTGATCCTCACGCCGACGCGCGAACTCGCCGCCCAGGTCGAGGAGAGCGTGCGCGCGTACGGCAAGTACCTGAAGCTGCGCTCGACCGTGATGTTCGGCGGCGTCAGCATCAATCCGCAGATCGACGCGCTCAAGCGCGGCGTCGACATCGTCGTCGCGACGCCGGGGCGCCTGCTCGATCACATGCAGCAGAAGACGATCGACCTGTCGCAGCTCGACATCCTCGTGCTCGACGAAGCCGACCGGATGCTCGACATGGGCTTCATCCACGACATCAAGCGCGTGCTCGCGAAGCTGCCGCCGCGCCGCCAGAACCTGCTGTTCTCGGCCACCTTCTCCGACGAGATCAAGGCGCTCGCAGACAGCCTGCTCGATTCGCCGGCGCTGATCGAGGTCGCGCGCCGCAACACGACCGCCGAGACCGTCGCGCAGAAGATCCACCCGGTCGACCGCGACCGCAAGCGCGAGCTGCTCACGCACCTGATCCGCGAGCACAACTGGTTCCAGGTGCTGGTGTTCACGCGCACGAAGCACGGCGCGAACCGGCTCGCCGAGCAACTGACGAAGGACGGCATCAGCGCGATGGCGATCCACGGCAACAAGAGCCAGTCGGCACGCACGCGCGCGCTGGCGGAGTTCAAGAACAGCACGCTGCAGGTGCTCGTCGCGACCGACATCGCCGCGCGCGGCATCGACATCGACCAGCTGCCGCACGTCGTCAACTTCGACCTGCCGAACGTGCCGGAAGACTACGTGCACCGGATCGGCCGCACCGGCCGCGCGGGCGCGACCGGCGAAGCGGTGTCGCTCGTGTGCGTCGACGAGAAGCAGCTGCTGCGCGACATCGAGCGACTGATCAAGCGCGAGATTCCGCAGGAAGTGATCGCGGGCTTCGAGCCGGACCCGAACGCGAAGCCGGAGCCGATCCAGCAGCGCCGCGGGCAGCAGCCGCGCGGCGGTGGTGGTGGCGGTGGTGGCGGCAATCGCGCGCCGCGCGCGGGCGGCTCAGGCCAGCCGGCGGCGAAGCGCGACGGCGCGCCGAAGGCGTCGCAGCCTAAGGCGGCCGCACCCAAGGCCGCTCAGACGCAGAAGGCCGCGAAGCCGGCCAACGCGGGCGGCAACGGCGCGCGTCCGGCGAGCGGCGGCGGTGGCGGTGGCGGGCGGTCGGCCAATGGCAACGCCGCGCACGCGAACCGCAACCGTTCGTCGCGCAGCGGCCAGCGCGGTCACTGA
- a CDS encoding c-type cytochrome, producing the protein MKRKSLFALTAVAIVAAAALVPVLWPGNDTLHGNAAVAATPADQAAQIKKGEYLARVGDCVACHTVRGGKQFAGGLPMATPFGTMYTPNITPDDKDGIGKWSSDDFYRAMHTGRSKDGSLLYPGFPFASYTKVTRADSDAIYAYLRSVAPVSVPSRPHELKFPFNNRNLLIGWRTLFFKEGEYKPDPTKSVEWNRGAYLVEGLGHCSMCHTSINMMGGPVSASAFAGGLIPLQNWYAPSLTNDKELGLGDWHVQELSDLLQAGVSRKGAVFGPMADVVHNSLQYMTDEDTRAMSTYLKSIPQKAEAPKNMQYEPSKQFGNVLLEQGKKIYADNCATCHADNGQGKPPAYPPLAQNHSIMMESAVNPIRMVLNGGYPPSSFKNPRPYGMPPFAQSLSNQEVAAVVSYIRMSWGNNGSPISPQQVSDLRSAPLD; encoded by the coding sequence ATGAAACGCAAGTCCCTGTTTGCACTCACGGCTGTCGCGATCGTCGCGGCAGCGGCCCTCGTGCCGGTCCTGTGGCCGGGCAACGACACGCTGCACGGCAACGCTGCCGTCGCAGCCACGCCGGCCGACCAGGCCGCGCAGATCAAGAAGGGCGAATACCTCGCGCGCGTCGGCGACTGCGTCGCGTGCCACACCGTGCGCGGCGGCAAGCAGTTCGCGGGCGGCCTGCCAATGGCGACGCCGTTCGGCACGATGTACACGCCGAACATCACGCCGGACGACAAGGACGGCATCGGCAAGTGGTCGTCTGATGACTTCTACCGCGCGATGCACACGGGCCGTTCGAAGGACGGCAGCCTGCTCTACCCGGGCTTCCCGTTCGCGAGCTACACGAAGGTCACGCGCGCGGATTCGGATGCGATCTATGCGTACCTGCGCTCGGTCGCGCCGGTGTCGGTGCCGAGCCGTCCGCACGAACTGAAGTTCCCGTTCAACAACCGCAACCTGCTGATCGGCTGGCGCACGCTGTTCTTCAAGGAAGGCGAATACAAGCCGGATCCGACCAAGTCGGTCGAATGGAACCGCGGCGCGTATCTCGTCGAAGGCCTCGGCCACTGCTCGATGTGCCACACGTCGATCAACATGATGGGCGGCCCGGTGAGCGCATCGGCGTTCGCAGGCGGCCTGATCCCGCTGCAGAACTGGTACGCGCCGTCGCTGACGAACGACAAGGAACTCGGCCTCGGCGACTGGCACGTGCAGGAGCTGTCCGACCTGCTGCAAGCCGGCGTGTCGCGCAAGGGCGCCGTGTTCGGCCCGATGGCGGACGTGGTCCACAACAGCCTGCAGTACATGACCGACGAGGATACGCGCGCGATGTCGACGTACCTGAAGTCGATCCCGCAGAAGGCTGAAGCGCCGAAGAACATGCAGTACGAACCGTCGAAGCAATTCGGCAACGTGCTGCTCGAGCAAGGCAAGAAGATCTACGCGGACAACTGCGCGACCTGTCACGCCGACAACGGCCAGGGCAAGCCGCCGGCCTATCCGCCGCTCGCGCAGAACCATTCGATCATGATGGAATCGGCCGTGAACCCGATCCGCATGGTGCTGAATGGCGGCTATCCGCCGAGCTCGTTCAAGAATCCGCGTCCGTACGGGATGCCGCCGTTCGCGCAGTCGCTGTCGAACCAGGAGGTCGCGGCAGTCGTCTCGTACATCCGGATGTCGTGGGGCAACAACGGTTCGCCGATCTCGCCGCAACAGGTGAGCGATCTGCGTTCCGCACCGCTCGACTAA
- a CDS encoding DeoR/GlpR family DNA-binding transcription regulator — MTRDPRLTLNARQQELLDWVQRDGFVTVDDLAAHFAVTPQTIRRDVNWLADLNLLRRYHGGASLPTSSENVSYTARQRMFHDEKRRIAALAASHIPDQASLFINLGTTTEEVARALNRHHGLHVITNNLNVASMMSGYPDCEVLITGGIVRPWDKGIVGELAIDFIRQFKVDYAIIGTSAIETDGTLRDFDTREVRVAEAIMQHARTVYLVADHSKIGRPALVRQGHLSQVHALFTDKPLPPDMAETVAAAGTQVYVAE; from the coding sequence ATGACCCGAGACCCTCGCCTCACCCTCAACGCGCGCCAGCAGGAATTGCTCGATTGGGTGCAGCGCGACGGCTTCGTGACCGTCGACGATCTCGCCGCGCACTTCGCGGTGACGCCGCAGACGATCCGCCGCGACGTCAACTGGCTCGCCGACCTGAACCTGCTGCGCCGCTACCACGGCGGCGCGAGCCTGCCGACGAGCTCGGAGAACGTGTCGTACACCGCGCGCCAGCGGATGTTCCACGACGAGAAGCGGCGCATCGCGGCGCTCGCCGCGTCGCACATCCCCGACCAGGCGTCGCTGTTCATCAACCTCGGCACGACCACCGAGGAGGTCGCCCGCGCGCTGAACCGCCATCACGGCCTGCACGTGATCACCAACAACCTGAACGTCGCGTCGATGATGAGCGGCTACCCGGACTGCGAGGTGCTGATCACCGGCGGCATCGTGCGGCCGTGGGACAAGGGGATCGTCGGCGAGCTGGCGATCGACTTCATCCGCCAGTTCAAGGTCGACTACGCGATCATCGGCACGTCGGCGATCGAGACCGACGGCACGCTGCGCGACTTCGACACCCGCGAGGTGCGGGTCGCCGAGGCGATCATGCAGCACGCGCGCACCGTCTACCTCGTGGCCGACCATTCGAAGATCGGCCGCCCGGCGCTCGTGCGCCAGGGGCACCTGAGCCAGGTGCATGCGCTCTTCACCGACAAGCCGCTGCCGCCGGACATGGCGGAGACGGTCGCCGCCGCCGGCACCCAGGTGTACGTCGCGGAATGA
- a CDS encoding MIP/aquaporin family protein yields MSPYFAEFIGTAILVLLGNGAVANVLLANTKGRGADLIVIVWGWAMAVFVAVYVTASFSGAHLNPIVTISLALAHKFAWSKVGGYILAQMLGGMAGALLVWLAYRQHFAKEADPDLKLAVFCTAPAIRSVRHNVLTEAICTFVLILGVLYLASPQVGLGALDALPVGLLVLGIGISLGGPTGYAMSPARDLAPRLMHALLPIPGKRDSDWRYAWIPVIGPLIGGSLAAGLYLTLHVPH; encoded by the coding sequence ATGTCACCTTATTTCGCAGAATTCATCGGCACCGCCATCCTCGTGCTGCTCGGCAACGGCGCGGTCGCGAACGTGCTGCTCGCCAACACCAAGGGCCGGGGCGCGGACCTGATCGTGATCGTGTGGGGCTGGGCGATGGCGGTATTCGTCGCCGTCTACGTGACCGCGTCGTTCAGCGGCGCGCACCTGAACCCGATCGTGACGATCAGCCTCGCGCTCGCGCACAAGTTCGCGTGGTCGAAGGTCGGCGGCTACATCCTCGCGCAGATGCTCGGCGGGATGGCGGGCGCGCTGCTCGTGTGGCTCGCGTATCGCCAGCACTTCGCGAAGGAAGCCGATCCCGATCTGAAGCTCGCGGTGTTCTGCACCGCGCCTGCGATCCGCAGCGTCCGTCACAACGTGCTGACCGAAGCGATCTGCACGTTCGTGCTGATCCTCGGCGTGCTGTACCTCGCGTCGCCGCAGGTCGGCCTCGGCGCGCTCGACGCGCTGCCCGTCGGCCTGCTCGTGCTCGGCATCGGCATCTCGCTCGGCGGCCCGACCGGCTACGCGATGAGCCCCGCGCGCGACCTCGCGCCGCGCCTCATGCACGCGCTGCTGCCGATCCCCGGCAAGCGCGACAGCGACTGGCGCTACGCGTGGATTCCGGTGATCGGCCCGCTGATCGGCGGCTCGCTGGCAGCCGGGCTATACCTGACGCTGCACGTGCCGCACTGA
- the glpK gene encoding glycerol kinase GlpK — protein sequence MQEQYILALDQGTTSSRAMLFDRQGNIVSTAQKEFEQIYPQPGWVEHDPQEIWSTQAGVAAEAVTRTGLNGTSIAAIGITNQRETTIVWDRETGQPVYNAIVWQDRRTADFCDTLKAQGLEAKVRAKTGLPIDAYFSATKIRWILENVPGARDRARQGKLAFGTVDSWLVWNFTKHELHVTDVTNASRTLLFNIHTRQWDDELLELFDIPRSMLPEVKASSEIYGHTKTTVFASKIPLAGIAGDQQAALFGQMCTTSGMVKNTYGTGCFLMMNTGNKPIESKNNLVTTIAWQIGDDVQYALEGSIFIAGAVVQWLRDGLGIIKSAAEIEALAESVPHTDGVYLVPAFAGLGAPHWNARARGSLFGVTRGTTSAHLARAALDSIAYQSLDVLAAMEADSGISVGELRVDGGASANNLLMQFQADLLGVDAVRPQITETTALGAAYLAGLAIGYWKNLDELRSQWQLDRRFSPSMPKEQVEQCMAGWQRAVRAAKVWADDAQ from the coding sequence ATGCAGGAACAGTACATCCTCGCGCTCGACCAGGGCACGACGAGCTCCCGCGCGATGCTGTTCGATCGCCAGGGCAACATCGTGTCGACCGCGCAGAAAGAATTCGAACAGATCTACCCGCAACCCGGCTGGGTCGAGCACGACCCGCAGGAAATCTGGTCGACGCAGGCGGGCGTCGCGGCCGAGGCCGTCACCCGCACCGGCCTGAACGGCACGTCGATCGCCGCGATCGGCATCACGAACCAGCGCGAGACGACGATCGTCTGGGATCGCGAGACGGGCCAGCCGGTCTACAACGCGATCGTCTGGCAGGACCGCCGCACCGCCGACTTCTGCGACACGCTGAAGGCGCAGGGCCTCGAAGCAAAGGTGCGCGCGAAGACCGGCCTGCCGATCGATGCGTACTTCTCCGCGACCAAGATCCGCTGGATCCTCGAGAACGTGCCCGGCGCACGCGACCGTGCGCGCCAGGGCAAGCTCGCGTTCGGCACCGTCGACAGCTGGCTCGTGTGGAACTTCACGAAGCACGAGCTGCACGTGACCGACGTGACGAACGCGTCGCGCACGTTGCTGTTCAACATCCACACGCGCCAGTGGGACGACGAGCTGCTCGAGCTGTTCGACATCCCGCGCAGCATGCTGCCCGAAGTGAAGGCGTCGTCCGAGATCTACGGCCACACGAAGACCACCGTGTTCGCGTCGAAGATCCCGCTCGCCGGCATCGCGGGCGACCAGCAGGCGGCGCTGTTCGGCCAGATGTGCACGACGTCGGGCATGGTGAAAAACACCTACGGCACCGGCTGCTTCCTGATGATGAACACCGGCAACAAGCCGATCGAGTCGAAGAACAACCTCGTGACGACGATCGCGTGGCAGATCGGCGACGACGTGCAGTACGCGCTCGAAGGCAGCATCTTCATCGCGGGCGCAGTCGTGCAGTGGCTGCGCGACGGCCTCGGCATCATCAAGAGCGCGGCCGAGATCGAGGCACTCGCCGAGAGCGTGCCGCACACCGACGGCGTCTACCTCGTGCCCGCATTTGCCGGCCTCGGCGCGCCGCACTGGAACGCCCGTGCGCGCGGCTCGCTGTTCGGCGTCACGCGCGGCACGACGTCCGCGCACCTGGCGCGCGCGGCGCTCGATTCGATCGCGTACCAGTCGCTCGACGTGCTCGCGGCGATGGAAGCCGATTCGGGCATCAGCGTCGGCGAGCTGCGCGTCGACGGCGGCGCAAGCGCGAACAACCTGCTGATGCAGTTCCAGGCGGACCTGCTCGGCGTCGACGCGGTGCGTCCGCAGATCACCGAGACGACCGCGCTCGGCGCGGCCTACCTCGCGGGTCTCGCGATCGGCTACTGGAAGAACCTCGACGAACTGCGCAGCCAGTGGCAGCTCGACCGCCGCTTCTCGCCGTCGATGCCGAAGGAGCAGGTCGAACAGTGCATGGCCGGCTGGCAGCGCGCGGTGCGCGCCGCGAAGGTGTGGGCCGACGACGCGCAGTAA
- the glpD gene encoding glycerol-3-phosphate dehydrogenase, whose protein sequence is MTQPNRYDLLVVGGGINGAGIARDAAGRGLSVMLCEQDDLASHTSSASTKLIHGGLRYLEYKEFGLVRKALQERETLLRAAPHIMWPLRFVMPHMPNLRPAWLIRIGLFLYDHLAKRELLPGSRGIDMRRHAAGAPLIDSIKRGFVYSDGWVDDARLVVLNALDAKERGADILTRTKLVSAERAGDEWEARLQLADGSIRVVRARAIANAAGPWVGEVLHGALGRGANHSVRLVKGSHIITRRLFDHDHAYIFQNPDKRIIFAIPYERDFTLIGTTDVEYTNDPAKVAIDGNETQYLCDSINRYFKRKISPADVHWTYSGVRPLLEDENAANASAVTRDYRLEMDDGAGAPLLSVFGGKITTFRKLAEEAGDLLCRALGRDAAPWTAGAPLPGGDIADAKFDAFAAQFAARHPWLPAELARRYARAYGTRAERVVGNAKSLAELGAAIAPGIHEAELRYLRDVEWATRAQDVLWRRSKLGLHVAPGTLDAVTAALDAWFAAAHAQHA, encoded by the coding sequence GTGACCCAACCGAATCGCTACGATCTGCTCGTCGTCGGCGGCGGCATCAACGGCGCGGGCATCGCGCGCGATGCGGCCGGCCGAGGCCTGTCGGTCATGCTCTGCGAGCAGGACGACCTCGCGTCGCACACGTCGTCGGCCAGCACGAAGCTGATTCACGGCGGCCTGCGCTATCTCGAGTACAAGGAATTCGGGCTCGTGCGCAAGGCGCTGCAGGAACGCGAGACGCTGCTGCGCGCGGCGCCGCACATCATGTGGCCGCTGCGCTTCGTGATGCCGCACATGCCGAACCTGCGGCCAGCCTGGCTGATCCGCATCGGCCTGTTCCTCTACGATCACCTCGCGAAGCGCGAGCTGCTGCCCGGCTCGCGCGGCATCGACATGCGCCGCCATGCGGCCGGTGCGCCGCTGATCGACTCGATCAAGCGCGGCTTCGTGTACTCGGACGGCTGGGTCGACGACGCGCGCCTCGTCGTGCTGAACGCGCTCGACGCGAAGGAGCGCGGCGCCGACATCCTGACGCGCACCAAGCTCGTGTCCGCCGAGCGGGCCGGCGACGAATGGGAAGCGCGGCTCCAGCTCGCGGACGGCTCGATTCGCGTCGTGCGCGCTCGCGCGATCGCGAACGCGGCCGGCCCGTGGGTCGGCGAAGTGCTGCACGGCGCGCTCGGCCGCGGCGCGAATCATAGCGTACGGCTCGTGAAGGGCAGCCACATCATCACGCGCCGCCTGTTCGATCACGATCACGCGTACATCTTCCAGAACCCGGACAAGCGGATCATCTTCGCGATTCCGTACGAGCGCGACTTCACGCTGATCGGCACGACCGACGTCGAATACACGAACGATCCGGCCAAGGTCGCGATCGACGGCAACGAGACGCAATACCTGTGCGACTCGATCAACCGCTACTTCAAGCGCAAGATCTCGCCCGCCGACGTCCACTGGACGTATTCGGGCGTGCGCCCGCTGCTCGAGGACGAGAACGCGGCCAACGCGTCCGCCGTCACGCGCGACTACCGGCTCGAGATGGACGACGGCGCGGGCGCGCCGCTGCTGTCGGTGTTCGGCGGCAAGATCACGACGTTCCGCAAGCTCGCCGAGGAAGCCGGCGACCTGCTGTGCCGCGCGCTCGGCCGTGACGCCGCGCCGTGGACCGCCGGCGCGCCGCTGCCGGGCGGCGACATCGCCGACGCGAAGTTCGACGCGTTTGCCGCGCAATTCGCGGCGCGTCATCCGTGGCTGCCCGCCGAGCTCGCGCGCCGCTATGCGCGCGCATACGGCACGCGCGCGGAACGCGTCGTCGGCAATGCGAAGTCGCTCGCCGAGCTCGGCGCGGCGATCGCGCCGGGCATCCACGAAGCCGAACTGCGCTACCTGCGCGACGTCGAATGGGCGACGCGCGCACAGGACGTGCTGTGGCGCCGCTCGAAACTCGGCCTGCACGTCGCGCCGGGCACGCTCGACGCGGTGACGGCCGCGCTCGACGCGTGGTTCGCCGCCGCGCACGCGCAACACGCCTGA
- a CDS encoding ferritin-like domain-containing protein, translating to MQTETTHVMPWRIEDIDLTRIDRQRAAVNEDLLLLLCAASFIESGSDLYTSNLSEFFNDDPEVSAWLNNAWEHEELQHGRALKAYIAYVWPEFDWDTAFANFFDEYSKTCSIEAFEKTRALEMVARCVVETGTATLYRAINECSDEPVLKEITDNIRTDEVRHYKHFFKYFKKYNQLEGNGRLAVLGALMRRLLEIKNEDSEIALRHVFAIRYPDRVGDSEYSRARVARINALVRRNLSADMCVKMLLKPLDLPAKIQPGVHYPLTKLTQHVFFR from the coding sequence ATGCAGACTGAAACGACGCATGTCATGCCGTGGCGAATCGAGGACATCGACCTTACGCGGATCGATCGTCAGCGCGCCGCGGTGAACGAGGATTTGCTGCTGCTGCTGTGCGCGGCGTCGTTCATCGAGAGCGGTTCGGATCTCTACACGAGCAACCTGAGTGAATTCTTCAACGACGATCCGGAAGTGTCGGCGTGGCTCAACAATGCATGGGAGCACGAAGAATTGCAGCACGGCCGCGCGCTGAAGGCCTACATCGCGTACGTCTGGCCGGAGTTCGACTGGGATACCGCATTCGCGAATTTCTTCGACGAATACTCGAAGACCTGCTCGATCGAAGCGTTCGAGAAGACCCGCGCGCTGGAGATGGTCGCGCGCTGCGTCGTCGAGACGGGCACGGCCACGCTCTATCGCGCGATCAACGAGTGCTCGGACGAGCCCGTGCTGAAGGAAATCACCGACAACATCCGCACGGACGAAGTGCGCCACTACAAGCACTTCTTCAAATATTTCAAGAAGTACAACCAGCTCGAAGGCAACGGCCGGCTCGCGGTGCTCGGCGCGCTGATGCGCCGGTTGCTGGAAATCAAGAACGAGGATTCGGAGATCGCGCTGCGCCACGTGTTCGCGATCCGCTATCCGGACCGCGTCGGCGACAGCGAATACAGCCGTGCGCGGGTCGCGCGCATCAATGCGCTCGTGCGTCGCAACCTGTCGGCGGACATGTGCGTGAAGATGCTGCTCAAGCCGCTCGACCTGCCCGCGAAGATCCAGCCGGGCGTCCACTATCCGCTCACGAAGCTCACGCAGCACGTGTTCTTCCGCTGA
- a CDS encoding gamma-glutamyltransferase family protein produces MTGFNWHNPYPTTRIPVFARNVVSTSHPLAAQAGLRMLWKGGNAVDAALAAAAAITVVEPVSCGLGGDAFALVWDGQRLHGLNASGVAPAAWNVDYFRRRHGEDAQGHARKPTRGWDTVTVPGVVAGWEALHAKFGSLPFADLLEPAIEIAERGYAVPPIVAHKWAAAVPELKGLPGFADTFMPRGRAPEVGERVCLPGHAQTLRTLAKDGARAFYEGALGERIAAFARDGGGALTEADLRAYRPEWVEPIGKRFRGYTIHEIPPNGQGIAALIALGIAEHAGLADWPVDSPESQHLQIEAMKLAFADVYRYVADPRAMEVTPAQMLDDAYLAERAKRIDPARATHFGHGRPPSGGTIYLSAADERGMMVSFIQSNYMGFGSGLVVPGAGIALQNRGYGFSMDPASPNVVAGGKRPFHTIIPAFVTEQVNGRTEAVMSFGVMGGDMQPQGHLQTVVRMLGYGQQPQAACDAPRWKVNRDFTLDVESSMDRATVGALAARGHTIKSVDDPYMDFGSGQFVWRLDRDDPERGYVAASDSRRDGLAAGF; encoded by the coding sequence ATGACCGGCTTCAACTGGCACAACCCGTATCCGACGACGCGCATCCCGGTGTTCGCGCGCAACGTCGTGTCGACGTCCCATCCGCTGGCCGCGCAGGCCGGCCTGCGGATGCTGTGGAAGGGCGGCAATGCGGTCGACGCGGCGCTTGCCGCCGCGGCCGCGATCACGGTGGTCGAGCCGGTGTCGTGCGGGCTGGGCGGCGATGCGTTCGCGCTCGTGTGGGATGGCCAGCGGTTGCACGGGCTGAATGCGTCGGGTGTCGCGCCGGCCGCATGGAACGTCGACTATTTCCGCCGGCGTCACGGCGAGGACGCGCAGGGCCACGCGCGCAAGCCGACGCGCGGCTGGGACACGGTCACCGTGCCGGGCGTCGTCGCGGGCTGGGAGGCGCTGCATGCGAAGTTCGGTTCGCTGCCGTTCGCGGACCTGCTCGAGCCGGCGATCGAGATCGCCGAGCGCGGCTATGCGGTGCCGCCGATCGTCGCGCACAAGTGGGCGGCCGCGGTGCCCGAGCTCAAAGGGCTGCCTGGCTTCGCCGATACCTTCATGCCGCGCGGCCGTGCGCCCGAGGTGGGTGAGCGCGTGTGCCTGCCCGGCCATGCGCAGACGCTGCGCACGCTCGCGAAGGACGGCGCGCGCGCGTTCTACGAGGGTGCGCTCGGCGAGCGGATCGCCGCGTTCGCGCGCGACGGCGGCGGCGCGCTGACCGAGGCCGACCTGCGCGCGTACCGGCCGGAATGGGTCGAGCCGATCGGCAAGCGCTTTCGCGGCTACACGATTCACGAGATCCCGCCGAACGGGCAGGGCATCGCCGCGCTGATCGCGCTCGGCATCGCCGAGCATGCGGGCCTAGCCGACTGGCCGGTCGATTCGCCGGAGTCGCAGCACCTGCAGATCGAGGCGATGAAGCTCGCGTTCGCGGACGTCTATCGCTACGTCGCCGACCCGCGCGCGATGGAGGTCACGCCCGCGCAGATGCTCGACGACGCGTACCTCGCCGAACGCGCGAAGCGGATCGACCCGGCGCGCGCGACGCACTTCGGCCACGGCCGGCCGCCGTCGGGCGGCACGATCTATCTGTCGGCGGCCGACGAGCGCGGGATGATGGTGAGCTTCATTCAGTCCAACTACATGGGCTTCGGCTCGGGCCTCGTCGTGCCGGGTGCGGGGATCGCGCTGCAGAACCGGGGGTACGGCTTCTCGATGGACCCCGCGTCGCCGAACGTCGTCGCGGGCGGCAAGCGGCCGTTCCACACGATCATTCCGGCGTTCGTCACCGAGCAGGTGAATGGCCGCACCGAGGCGGTGATGAGCTTCGGCGTGATGGGCGGCGACATGCAGCCGCAAGGCCATCTGCAGACCGTCGTGCGGATGCTCGGCTACGGCCAGCAGCCGCAGGCGGCGTGCGACGCGCCGCGCTGGAAGGTCAACCGCGACTTCACGCTCGACGTCGAGTCGAGCATGGATCGCGCGACGGTCGGCGCGCTTGCCGCACGCGGCCACACGATCAAGTCGGTCGACGATCCTTACATGGATTTCGGCTCAGGCCAGTTCGTGTGGCGGCTCGACCGGGACGATCCCGAGCGCGGCTACGTCGCCGCGAGCGACAGCCGGCGCGACGGGCTCGCCGCCGGTTTCTGA
- a CDS encoding HAD family hydrolase, giving the protein MLDHLICDCDGVLVDSEVIADRVLLDTLSATFPHIDFEAAAKTAFGQQTSRFLAGLESRYGITMPENFIETIEHNIEAGLAQSLAPITGVRDALLKVSLPAAVVSNSRLARVRSSLKRAALTEIFGERVFSAEQVARPKPYPDVYLHAARTLGVAPERCIVVEDSVSGLNAARAAGMKTIAFVGASHIPDNYADALRAMGITRIMRKMDELPSLVAAGVRGEFGDVQS; this is encoded by the coding sequence ATGCTCGATCACCTCATCTGCGACTGCGACGGCGTGCTCGTCGACAGCGAAGTCATCGCCGACCGCGTACTGCTCGACACGCTGTCCGCCACGTTCCCGCACATCGATTTCGAGGCCGCCGCGAAGACCGCGTTCGGCCAGCAGACGTCGCGCTTCCTCGCCGGGCTCGAGTCACGCTACGGCATCACGATGCCCGAGAACTTCATCGAGACGATCGAGCACAACATCGAGGCCGGTCTCGCGCAATCGCTCGCGCCGATCACCGGCGTGCGCGACGCGCTGCTGAAGGTGAGCCTGCCCGCGGCCGTCGTGTCGAACAGCCGCCTTGCGCGCGTGCGCAGTTCGCTCAAGCGCGCCGCGCTCACCGAGATCTTCGGCGAGCGCGTGTTCAGCGCCGAGCAGGTCGCGCGGCCGAAGCCCTACCCCGACGTCTACCTGCACGCGGCGCGCACGCTCGGCGTTGCACCCGAGCGCTGCATCGTCGTCGAGGACAGCGTGTCGGGCCTGAACGCCGCACGCGCGGCCGGGATGAAGACGATCGCGTTCGTCGGCGCGAGCCACATCCCCGACAACTACGCGGATGCGCTGCGCGCGATGGGCATCACGCGGATCATGCGGAAGATGGACGAGCTGCCGTCGCTCGTCGCCGCCGGCGTGCGCGGCGAGTTCGGCGACGTGCAGTCCTGA